A single window of Cryptococcus neoformans var. neoformans JEC21 chromosome 3 sequence DNA harbors:
- a CDS encoding ATP-dependent peptidase, putative, with translation MLSRSVQVAGLDLFVSSRAASLRCQKYCARSPSNLKEMRIPRKTSQMVSRPCISFRGLHSSTSWNGIFSSRSTTAKPSETQTDVDQPLTPFQARVAELEIKAHANKEDPDAQLEFLRQLSEGGEFAGLVAYYEGMALAEDTSGSQALLRNDEAWAIFMDALARSGRLGDIVTKVRRRDQLLASIGANGGSSSSAPLVSNPTPSSVSANNSSTSTPSVSSPGPSLTSSLLSRAVSPTSLANASNASTSQSHPGAGSPLNPIYVQMAPPTPQMNAWRALRWVAGFLLWGFIILTVMSMVIENTGLLKAGPGPVEFEPEEGKIVKFSDVHGVEEAKAELEEIVEFLKNPEKFSALGGKLPKGVLLTGPPGTGKTMLARAVAGEAEVPFLFASGSSFDEMFVGVGAKRVRELFAAARKKAPAIIFIDELDAIGSKRSAKDQHYMKQTLNQLLVELDGFEQAEGVIIIAATNFPESLDKALTRPGRFDRHVVVGLPDVRGRIEILKHHMSEVQYDVDVDPSVIARGCPGMSGADLQNLVNQAAVKASRDGSNSVQLKHFEWAKDRILMGAERKSHYVTEESKRATAYHEGGHALVALHTPGAMPLHKVTIMPRGQALGITFQLPEQDKDSYTRREFNAMIDVALGGRAAEEMIFGHDNVTSGCSSDLQRATDVATRMIRNYGFSDKVGLVAHGDEESVYLSSKKKDEIESEIRSFLDQSMTRTENLLKTHENELHRLADALIEYETLSLDEVKQVLEGKRLSRPTTEGESLKGQGEKSGKGPIVDGI, from the exons ATGCTTTCTAGGTCTGTGCAGGTGGCAGGGTTGGACCTGTTTGTGTCTTCCAGGGCAGCCAGTTTAAGATGTCAAAAATACTGTGCGCGAAGTCCGTCAAATCTTAAG GAAATGCGGATCCCGAGGAAAACGTCGCAAATGGTCTCGCGACCTTGCATTTCTTTTCGAGGCCTCCACAGTTCTACCTCCTGGAATGGCATTTTCAGTTCTCGGTCTACCACCGCGAAACCATCAGAAACCCAAACAGATGTCGATCAACCTTTAACTCCTTTCCAAGCTCGAGTTGCGGAACTGGAGATCAAGGCTCATGCAAATAAAGAGGATCCGGATGCCCAGCTTGAATTTTTACGCCAGCTTTCCGAAGGAGGAGAATTCGCCGGTTTGGTGGCGTACTACGAAGGAATGGCTCTTGCCGAGGATACATCTGGAAGTCAGGCTCTTCTGAGGAATGATGAAGCATGGGCCATATTCATGGATGCATTGGCGAGATCAGGCAGGTTGGGTGATATAGTGACTAAGGTCAGGAGAAGAGATCAGCTGCTGGCATCCATAGGTGCTAATGGCGGgtcttcctcgtctgcgCCTCTGGTATCTAATCCTACACCATCCTCTGTATCAGCAAACAATTCGTCAACCTCAACGCCTTCTGTCAGTTCTCCAGGTCCTTCATTGACGTCGTCTTTGCTAAGCCGGGCGGTGTCACCGACTTCCCTAGCAAATGCTTCGAATGCTTCTACCTCTCAGTCTCATCCTGGCGCAGGTTCTCCGCTAAATCCGATATACGTACAAATGGCCCCCCCTACTCCGCAGATGAATGCCTGGCGCGCTTTGCGTTGGGTGGCTGGATTCCTGCTTTGGGGGTTTATTATTCTCACGGTCATGTCGATGGTGATAGAGAACACTGGGCTACTGAAGGCAGGCCCTGGTCCTGTCGAGTTTGAACCAGAAGAGGGCAAAATAGTCAAATTCAGTGATGTCCATGGGGTGGAAGAAGCTAAAGCA GAATTGGAGGAAATTGTCGAATTTCTCAAGAATCCGGAGAAGTTCTCGGCTCTTGGGGGCAAGCTTCCAAAAGGAGTCCTTCTGACTGGCCCTCCTGGTACTGGTAAGACTATGCTTGCTCGTGCTGTAGCAGGTGAGGCGGAAGTTCCGTTTTTGTTCGCCTCTGGTTCAAGTTTTGACGAAATGTTTGTTGGTGTCGGAG CCAAACGTGTCAGGGAGCTGTTCGCTGCCGCTAGAAAGAAAGCTCCCGCCATCATTTTTATTGATGAGCTCGACGCTATTGGCTCCAAACGAAGCGCCAAAGATCAACACTACATGAAACAAACTTTGAATCAGCTACTTGTGGAACTCGACGGCTTTGAACAGGCGGAAGGtgttatcatcatcgcGGCTACCAACTTCCCTGAATCTCTCGACAAAGCTCTTACCCGTCCTGGTCGTTTTGATAGACATG TTGTGGTCGGTCTTCCTGACGTCCGCGGGCGTATAGAAATTCTCAAGCATCATATGTCCGAAGTGCAATACGATGTGGACGTTGACCCTAGTGTCATTGCACGAGGCTGCCCTGGTATGAGCGGTGCAGATTTACAGAACCTAGTCAACCAGGCGGCTGTCAAGGCTTCCAGGGATGGATCGAACAGCGTTCAATTGAAGCATTTCGAATGGGCTAAAG ACCGTATTTTGATGGGAGCTGAAAGGAAATCTCATTATGTGACAGAGGAGTCCAAGCGAGCAACTGCTTATCACGAAGGTGGTCACGCTCTTGTTGCTCTACATACTCCGGGGGCCATGCCTCTACATAAGGT TACTATTATGCCCAGAGGTCAAGCTCTTGGCATTACTTTTCAGCTACCCGAACAAGACAAGG ATTCATATACCCGTCGCGAATTCAACGCTATGATTGACGTTGCCCTTGGTGGCCGTGCTGCTGAGGAAATGATATTCGGACATGACAACGTGACAAGTGGATGCTCAAGCGACCTTCAACGTGCAACAGATGTTGCTACTAGGATGATTCGG AATTACGGTTTCAGTGACAAAGTTGGATTAGTTGCTcatggggatgaagaatcTGTCTATCTTTCAAGtaagaagaaagacgagaTCGAAAGTGAAATTCGGAG TTTCCTTGATCAAAGTATGACCAGAACGGAGAATCTTCTCAAGACGCACGAGAATGAGTTACATCGA CTGGCTGATGCACTCATTGAGTACGAGACTTTATCGTTGGATGAAGTGAAGCAGGTGCTAGAGGGGAAGCGATTAAGCAGACCAACAACTGAAGGGGAAAGTTTAAAAGGTCAAGGTGAAAAGAGTGGGAAGGGTCCCATTGTTGACGGCATTTAG